Part of the Sphingobium lignivorans genome is shown below.
ACCATGACCGGCTTGCGCCCGATCCGGTCGGAAAGGCCGGAGATCAGAAAGCTGTAGAGCGCGGCGGCGAGGCCCAGCGAGCCCATCAGCCAGCCCATCGACGGACCGTCCATACCGCGCTGTTGCGTGAGATAGAGCGGCATGAAGGCCCAGGTCGTCACGAAATGCGCGACCATGAGGACGCCGACCACGACGCAGATGAGGATATTGCGGGTGCCGAGCGCCTGCCTGATCGTCATTCGGTCAGCGGCGTTGGCGGGAGAAGACGGCCGCTTCGGTTCATCCAGCGCGAACCAGATGATGATCGCGCTCAGGATGCCCGGGATGCCCGCCAGAAAGAAGGCCTCGCGCCAGCCGAACGCGGCCGCGAACGGAATGAGGATCACCGGCGCGAGGAAGCTGCCGAGCAGGTTGGAGCCGAGATTCTGAGCCACGCCCTGCGCCAGTCCGCGCCATTTGGGCGAGACTTCCGTGGCCACCATGGCGTGGCTGATCGGCATCACCCCGCCTTCTGCCGCGCCCATCAGCAGCCGGGCGCCGAGCAGGAAGGCGAAACTGGACGCAAGGCCGGTCAGGAAGGAGCAGAGGGAGAAGGCGATCGTGGAGAGCACCAGCAGCATCTTGCGGTTCCCGATCGTGTCGGAAAGCTTGCCGATGCCGAAAGCGGCAATGGCCCACGTAAAGCTGAGCCCGCCCGCGAGCAGGCCGATCTGCGTCTGCGTCAGCCCGAGTTCGGGCTGAACATAGGGCATCAGCACGTTGAGCGCTTGCCGGTCGAAGAACACGATGCCGAAATTGAGGCTGAGCAGGCCGACGAGCCACGACTGATAGCCTGCCCCGCGCCGCCCAGCGCTTTCCTGATTCCCCTCCACGCCCTCTTCTCCGGTCAGGCCTGTTCTGATTCTCCTATCTGTGTAGATGTTTCGCGCATCTTTCCAGTGCTATTTCCTGGTGAAATAGGCCACCGCGCGAAACTCGATGCTCTCGCGCACATGCGCATCGGCGCTGGTGCGGTTCTCGAAGGCGCAATGCAGCGCGCGCCAGGCACGGCGATGATCGCTGTCATGGAATTTTATGAGGATGACCTCCTCCCGATGCATGTCCGGATACCACCACCAGCGATGCGCCGGGCTGGCATGGAACAGAGCGCTCGCCCCGAGGGTCTCCTCCCCGGGGATGGGTGCTGAGAGCTCTTCGTCGCTCGGCAATGCTGGAACGTCGATCTTGACGTTGCGGATTTCCGGATCGTCCCGCGTACTCTCGAAATCGCACAGGGCGAGCGGCCAGTCCTGCGGCGGATCGGACAGGGGGCGCCAGACGCTGAGGATGAGAAAGCGCCGCAAGGGCGGTCCATCCGGCCGGGCGCGACGGTAGCGGTTCTGCGCGATACGATGCGCGGTCGGCGTGTCGAAATCGACATGCGCGCGGGCGGCGGGGCGCTGGATGCGGCCGTCGGGGCCGGCGCTCGATCGAAGCTCGGCGCCCATCGGCAGGACGAGATCAGCGCCGGTCCTTTCCTGCACGATCCGCACGATTTCCTCGGCATAGGCGCTTGTGGGGCTGGCGGCCTCGCGTGGGTCGGCCACGAGGGACGGGCGATGCAGCAGTTCGAAACCATGGGTGTCCAGCGCCGGGGCCGGCGTTGCCGTTCGGGCGTTTCGCAGCGTGACTGGCACGTCCACGAAGCGGCCGGTGGAAAGCCGCCCGTCCGGTGCCCAGTAGAAGCGATTGATGTGCGAATCCGGCGCGAGATAGCCGATGGTGGCTCCGAGCTGGTCCCGCGCCATCGGTCTCAGGCAGCGGGGCCGAACATGGCCCGGATGTCATCGGGCACGCGCTCGGCACGCATCCCGCCCGGACGCTCGGCATCGCGGACGGTCCACACGCGCTTCTCGGTGCCCTCGACGCAGGGGTGCCCATCCTTCAGCAGGCGGTGACGGATGGTGAAGGAGGAGTTGCCGAAATCCGGCGCTTCCACTTCCAGCACCACATCGTCGCCATAAGCGGCGGGGCGCATGAAACGGGCCGACACATCGACCATCGGGAAGCCAACGACGCCGCGCGTCTTCACCATGTCCCTCTTGCGCACGCCCAGCGCCTTCTCGAACAGCATGATGGTGCTTTCGCCGAACATCTCCAGGAAGCGTGGCGCGTAGACGATGCCCGCCGGATCGCAATGGCCCCATTCGATCCGATAGGGGCGGGAGAGGAAAGGCGTGAACGCGCGCGGCTCGTCGGTCATGGGGCGAAGTCCAGTCCGCCGATCCGTTCCGCGAACCGCCAGCCCTCGGCGGTCTTGCACAGGCGGTCCGTATAGGTTCCGATCAGCGGGCCGCTGGGATCGCGGATCGGCAGGCCACCGTCCGGGTTCGCGGAGCCCTGATAGAGCAGGATGATGCTCTTTGCCGTCGCTTCCGTCTCGCTGATCACGTCCACCACGACATTGGAGACGACATGACGCGCGGCCCGGGCGGGGCGGGCGAGAAAAGCGGCGAGGATGGCATCGCGACCGATGACCGGCTTGTCCGGCGCGCTGGGGCGGGCCATTTGCCCATCCTCCGCATAGAGCGCCGCCACCGCTTCCCAGTCCGCCGCGTCGTTGAGCAGCGTATATTGGTTGATGAGCCGGGTGCAGTCCCACTCGATCGCGCGGCGGGTGATTTCGTCGAGGGCCATGCTCATGCCTGCGCGGTTTCTTCGGGCAGCAGCTCCGTATCGATCTGCGTTTGCGGCCCGGCCGGGTAGCGCGGGCCGGCGACGGCACCCGGCGCGAAGATGGCATCGACCTGCGCGATGGCATCGGCCGGAAGAGAGAGGTGCGCGGCCGCGACATTCTCCTCGAGATGCGCGATGGAGCGGGTGCCGGGAATGGCGATGATGCCCGGCGCGCGCGCGAGGACCCAGGCGAGGCTGAGTTGCGCGGGGGCGATATCGAGCTCTGCCGCCAGCGCATTGAACCGTTGGGCGAGCTCCAGATTATGGCTGAAATTCGGCTCCTGGAAGCGCGGCATGGGGATGCGGATGTCGCCGGGCGCGAAATTCGTGTCCGTGATCGAGCCGGCGAGCATCCCGCGTGCCAGCGGCGAGAAAGCGACGAAGGCGATGCCCAGGTCTCGGCACGCCTCCAGCACCGCCACTTCCGGGTTGCGGACCCAGGGAGAATATTCCGACTGGACCGCCGCGATGGGGTGCACCGCATGAGCGCGGCGGACGGTCGCCGCGGACATCTCGGACAGGCCGATGGCGCCGATCTTGCCGGCTTCCTTCGCGCGGACCAGCGCGCCGATCGACTCCTCGATGGGGACGTTCCGGTCGAGGCGATGCATGTAATAAAGGTCGATATAATCGGTGTTCAGGCGCTCGAGCGAGCGCTCCAGCGAACCCGCGATGGTCTCCGGCCGCCCGTCGAGCACGCGGTTGCCGTCGATCAGATCGAGGACGCATTTGCTCGCCAGATGATAGTCCTGCCGCCGGTGGCCGACGGCCTTGGCGAGCAGAGTCTCGTTCTTGCCCCCGCCATAGAGCGCGGCGCTGTCCAGATGCGTCACGCCGATGTCCAGCGCGTGGTTGAGCAGCCGGATCGCATCCTCCTCGCTCGGCGAGACGTCATAGGCGTGGCTGAGGTTCATGCAGCCCAGGCTGATGGCGGAGACGGCGATCCCGCCGAGCGGGCGCGTGGGGAGGGGCGTGGATGGCAAGGTCATGCGGGGCTTCTGTCCCCGGTCATCCCAAAAATCAATGTCGGGATGCATGGAACGCGCTGCGCGGGGGATGAAGCGCCCGCGCAGAGGGGGCTGGAAGAGCGTTCGCAGGGGCGACACGTTTCCGACGGGTGGCTGAGGCCGCGAAAAGGGCGGATAAGCTGGGCTGGCGCGGGATGAGACGGGAGAATTGGCGGACAGATCAGGACATATCTTCAGGGGGTGCCAGCAGGAAGGTCGAACTGCTGCTCGACCCACTGCCAGAAGGCCCTTGAGCTATGGGCGACCGACTGCGCCGCGATCCTATATTGTTGGACGTTGTCGCGCACGCGGATCACTGGCCAATCCGCCTGATTGCGCGAGTTTTCGGTGCGAAAGGCCGCCAGAAGCCGCGTTCCCTGAGCCAACAACTCGGGTTCGGCCTTGAGCTGCGGGTCGGTCTCCAGCGCGTTGCCCAGACGGGCGAATTCGAGGACCAGATCGCGCCGAAGCATCACGAATTCGCTTGCAGTGCTCGGTTCGAGCCGGGGGCCAAGCTCGACGATGCGCTTCTCCACAGCCGCGAACGACTTGAGGGCATCGGTCAGTACGGCGCCGGCGCGCATGGCATTCCTCTCCTTCGATGCCGGCCCGCCTTGTCGGGGTGCCGGGGCCATGTTCGTGGCCTTCTATTGTCTCTTTGTGACGGTTCCACCGCCATGATGCAATGACGGCGTGCCCGCCGCCAAGAAAAAAGCCTTGCCAGATTGCTCCGGCAAGGCTTCCGTTTCATTCCGGTGCAGGTTTTCAGCCCTGCTTTTCGAGCTGGACCTCGAGTTCGCCCAGCACCCGATAGCAATCGAGCACTCTGGCCACCGACGAATTGGGCTCGCGACCTTCGCGGATCGCTGCGATGAATTCCCGATCCTGCAGTTCGATTCCGTTCATCGACACATCGACCTTGCTGACGTCCACGGGTTCTTCCTTGCCGGTCACCAGATCGTCGTAGCGCGCGATCCAGGTGCCGTTGTCGCAGATGTAGCGGAAGAAGGTGCCGAGCGGCCCGTCATTGTTGAACGAGAGGGACAGGGTGCAGATCGCGCCCGTCTCGCTCTTGAGCTGGATCGACATGTCCATGGCGATGCCGAGCTCGGGATGGATCGGCCCCTGCACGGCATTGGCCTGCACGATCTTGCCGGCCCTGATAAGCGAACAGGTCCACCGTATGCGCGGCATGGTGCCAGAGCAGATGGTCCGTCCAGGACCGCGGCTCGCCCTTGGCGTTCATGTTCTTGCGGCGGAAGAAATAGGTCTGCACGTCCATCTGCTGGATGGCGAGCTCGCCGGCCACGATCTTGTTATGGATATACTGGTGGCTCGGGTTGAAGCGACGAGTGTGGCCGACCATGCAGACGAGGCCGGTTTCCTGGCTCTTCTTCATCACCGCTTCGGCATCGGCCCAGCTGTCCGCCAGCGGGATTTCCACCTGAACATGCTTGCCGGCATTCATGCAGGCTATGGCCTGCTCGGCATGCATCTGGGTGGGCGTGCAGAGGATCACCGCGTCGACATCGTCACGGGCGAGCGCTTCGGAAAGATCGGTGCCGCTGTGCTTCGCGCCATATTTCGCGGCGACTTCCGCGGCCTGTTCGGCTTTGCGGCTGATGATCGAGACGATCTCCACGCCGTCGATATTCTTGAGGCCGTCGAGATGTTTTTCGCCGAATGCGCCGGCGCCTGCGAGAGCTATTCTCATGGGGCAGTCCTTTCACATGAGCGCCCTCTCACCTGCAGGGAGAGGGCCGGGAAGGGGGATTGCGAGGAGGGGAGGAGCGGGCTGACGCCGCAGCGTGGCCGACCCCTCTCCCAACCCTCTCCCCTCGAGAGGGGAGAGGGTCAGTGGACGATCAGGCCTGGGCCAGGCTGTGTCCGCTCATCACCTTGCGCGGTTCGAGCGGCGTTCCTGCGGTCTCTTCCGGCTGCAGAATCATCGCGCCGAGCGCGGTGTTGGAGGCCGGGATATGGTAGAAGGTGTAGAGATCCCGCACCTTCTCCGGCAGCGCGCCGCGCATGATGAGCCACATGACCAGCTCGATGCCTTCCGATCCGCTTTCACGCAGATACTGGATGTGCGGCATCTTGCTCAGCTCCTCGGGGTCGCTGATCAGCTTGTCGATGAAGTTCAGGTCGAACTCCTTGTTGATGAGGCCGGCGCGCGGGCCCTGGAGCTGGTGGCTCATGCCGCCGGTGCCCCAGACATGGACGTTGAGGTCTTCCGGGAAGCTCTCGACCGCGGCGCGGATGCTGTCGCCGAGCGCGAAGCAGCGCTTGCCCGACGGCGGCGGATAAGTGACGACATTGACCGGGAAGGGGATGACCTTGCACGGCCATTCCTCGGGCTCGCCGAAGATCATCGAGAGGGGCACGGTGCAGCCATGATCGACGTCCATCTGGTTCATGATGGTCATGTCGAATTCGTCGAGGATCAGACTCTGGGCAATGTGCCAGGCAAGGTCCGGATGGCCCTTCACGTCAGGCACCGGGCGCGGACCCCATCCCTCGTCGGCGGGCTTGAACGTTTCCGCGCAGCCGATCGCGAAGGTCGGGATGATGTTCATGTCGAAGGCCGAGGCATGGTCGTTATAGACCAGGATCACGACGTCCGGCATGTTGCCGGGCTGCTTGATCCAGTCGCGGATCGGCTGGTAGCCCCGGAACACCGGGCCCCAGTAATCATTGTCGCTGGTGCCGGTCTGGATGGCCGCGCCGAGCGCGGGAATGTGGCTGGACGTGATGCCCGTGGTAACGCGTGCCATATCAGTAGCCTCCCTTGATCGAGCGCACACCCGCGGGCGAACGGCCGCCATCGATCATCATCTGTGCATATTCTTCCTGGGTCATGCCGGTCATCGAGCCGGCGGCGAACTGGAAGCTCTTGCCGTCGGTCGAGAACAGCTTGGACAGGAAATAGACATTCCCGCCCTCGTCGATCATCGCGTTGTAGTCGCGGGCCAGCACGGCGGCCTTGGCGGCGGGCGTGAGGTTCCACTCGTCCAGATAGGCGCTCTCGTCCGCCTTGAACCGCTCGCGGTTCTCCGCCTTCATCAGGCTCATCGCGAACTGGTTGAGGTTGTAGCCCTTGCGCGCGCGCTGGGCGGTGAACACGCGGGTGCCGGGAATGTCGTCAAACTCGGCGAGATAGGCGTGAACGTCGATTCTCTCTTTCTTCTCGGTCATATGGTCCTCTCTAGAGCCCGCGGGCCTTCAGCTTGGCGTCGAGACGCGGGAAAACGCGGCGGGTATTGCCCTCAAAGATGGCGTGGCGTTCCTGGTCGGAGATGTCGAGCGCATCGATATAGCGCTTCGTGTCGTCGAAATAATGGCCGGTGGTCGGGTCGATCCCGCGCACGGCACCGACCATCTCGCTGCCGAACAGGATGTTCTTGTTGTCGATCACGTCGGCCAGCAGGTTGATGCCCGGCTGATGGTAGACGCAGGTATCGAAGAACACGTTGTTCATGAGCAGCGTGTCGAGGCTCGGCTGCTTGAGCATGTCAGCCAGGCCCCGGAAGCGGCCCCAGTGATACGGCACCGCGCCGCCGCCATGCGGGATGATGAAGCGCAGGGTCGGGAAATCCGCGAAGAGATTGCCCTGCAGCAACTGCATGAAGGCGATGGTGTCGGCCGCCAGATAATAAGCGCCGGTGGCATGCATCGCCGGATTGCAGCTGCCCGAGACGTGGATCATCGCCGGCACGTCGAGCTCGACCATCTTCTCGTAGAAGGGATACCAGAATTTGTCCGTGAGCGGGGGGTGCTTGAAATGGCCGCCGCCAGGATCGGGATTGAGATTACAGCCGATGAAGCCCAGCTCGTTCACGCAGCGCTCCAGCTCCGCGATGGAGCTCGTCATGTCCGCTTCGGGCGACTGGGGCAGCATGCACACGCCCGCGAACGTCTCAGGGAAGAGGTCCACCACGCGGGCAATGAGATTGTTGCAGGCCTGCGCCCACGGGACCGCGACCGACTGATCGCCGACATGCGGGGCCATGGCCGAGGCGCGGGGGCTGAAGATCGTCATGTCCGCGCCGCGTTCCTTGATGAGGCGCAGCTGATTGGCCTCGATCGTCTCGCGGATCTCGTCGTCCGAAATCTCGGGATAAGGCGGCGCGGGTTGCCCGGCCTTGAAGGCGGCCTTCTGCTGCTCGCGCCATTCGTCATGCGCCTTGGGCAGCACCGTGTAATGGCCATGGCAGTCGATGATCATCGTCATTCGGTTACCTCTCGTGATCGTCTCTGTATTTCTTCATTGTCGGTCTTCCCTTCCTCGCCCCGGAACTGATCCGGCGTGTGGAAAGGGCTTTCTCAGTCCTTCATGCGGCGCTCCTGCCGGCCGGGTTCGACGTCCGTTCGGGATGCCGTTCGTCCAGCAGGGCGAGCTTGGCTTCCAGATCCTGCGGCATGTCCGCCCCGGCGAGCAATGTGCCCATCGCCCGCTGGCGCGCCACCGTGCCGCGCGTCATCAAGGGATCGATGCCCAGCTCCGTCAGCGTCGCCACGACTTCTTCCATCTCGGCCGCGCGGCGCGTGCCATGAGCCAGCATGCGATCGAGATTATAGTCCGCCTTCTGCGGCCAGTCACCGCCGAGCGAACGCAGCACGCCGTCCGTCACGCCCGCCGCGCGGGCCGCGAGCAACATCTCGGCGGTGAGCGCCTCGATGCCCTTGACCATCACCGAGCGGACCATCTTGGTCGCGCTCGCCGCGCCGATGGAGGGGCCGCAAGGCTGCACTTTCGAGAAGCCGATGCTGCGCAGCATGGCTGCACCATCATCGCCATGCGGGCCGCTCACCAGCAGGGGCGCCGTCAGCGCGGCGGGCTGCACGGGGGACATGACCGCAACATCCACATAGCGCCCGCCAGCCGCTTCCAGCACGGCGGCATTGCGCGTCTTGGTGCCAGGGGACACCGAATTGAGATCGCAGAACAGCGCCCCGGGCGGGATGTCCCGCGCTGCCGCCTGCGCGGCCGGGGCGGCCTGATCGGCCGTGACGAGGCTAAGCACGATGTCGGCGCCATCGAGCGCCTGCGCCAGCGTCTCGCAGCCGATGACGCCGTGCGCGGCATAAGCGGCGCGCATGGCAGGCGCCGTCGCGGGATCGAGCGTCTTGATATCGAACAC
Proteins encoded:
- a CDS encoding acyl-CoA thioesterase; translation: MTDEPRAFTPFLSRPYRIEWGHCDPAGIVYAPRFLEMFGESTIMLFEKALGVRKRDMVKTRGVVGFPMVDVSARFMRPAAYGDDVVLEVEAPDFGNSSFTIRHRLLKDGHPCVEGTEKRVWTVRDAERPGGMRAERVPDDIRAMFGPAA
- a CDS encoding class III extradiol dioxygenase subunit beta, which encodes MARVTTGITSSHIPALGAAIQTGTSDNDYWGPVFRGYQPIRDWIKQPGNMPDVVILVYNDHASAFDMNIIPTFAIGCAETFKPADEGWGPRPVPDVKGHPDLAWHIAQSLILDEFDMTIMNQMDVDHGCTVPLSMIFGEPEEWPCKVIPFPVNVVTYPPPSGKRCFALGDSIRAAVESFPEDLNVHVWGTGGMSHQLQGPRAGLINKEFDLNFIDKLISDPEELSKMPHIQYLRESGSEGIELVMWLIMRGALPEKVRDLYTFYHIPASNTALGAMILQPEETAGTPLEPRKVMSGHSLAQA
- a CDS encoding aldo/keto reductase; this translates as MTLPSTPLPTRPLGGIAVSAISLGCMNLSHAYDVSPSEEDAIRLLNHALDIGVTHLDSAALYGGGKNETLLAKAVGHRRQDYHLASKCVLDLIDGNRVLDGRPETIAGSLERSLERLNTDYIDLYYMHRLDRNVPIEESIGALVRAKEAGKIGAIGLSEMSAATVRRAHAVHPIAAVQSEYSPWVRNPEVAVLEACRDLGIAFVAFSPLARGMLAGSITDTNFAPGDIRIPMPRFQEPNFSHNLELAQRFNALAAELDIAPAQLSLAWVLARAPGIIAIPGTRSIAHLEENVAAAHLSLPADAIAQVDAIFAPGAVAGPRYPAGPQTQIDTELLPEETAQA
- a CDS encoding CmcJ/NvfI family oxidoreductase; protein product: MARDQLGATIGYLAPDSHINRFYWAPDGRLSTGRFVDVPVTLRNARTATPAPALDTHGFELLHRPSLVADPREAASPTSAYAEEIVRIVQERTGADLVLPMGAELRSSAGPDGRIQRPAARAHVDFDTPTAHRIAQNRYRRARPDGPPLRRFLILSVWRPLSDPPQDWPLALCDFESTRDDPEIRNVKIDVPALPSDEELSAPIPGEETLGASALFHASPAHRWWWYPDMHREEVILIKFHDSDHRRAWRALHCAFENRTSADAHVRESIEFRAVAYFTRK
- a CDS encoding nuclear transport factor 2 family protein; this encodes MSMALDEITRRAIEWDCTRLINQYTLLNDAADWEAVAALYAEDGQMARPSAPDKPVIGRDAILAAFLARPARAARHVVSNVVVDVISETEATAKSIILLYQGSANPDGGLPIRDPSGPLIGTYTDRLCKTAEGWRFAERIGGLDFAP
- the ligA gene encoding protocatechuate 4,5-dioxygenase subunit alpha; this translates as MTEKKERIDVHAYLAEFDDIPGTRVFTAQRARKGYNLNQFAMSLMKAENRERFKADESAYLDEWNLTPAAKAAVLARDYNAMIDEGGNVYFLSKLFSTDGKSFQFAAGSMTGMTQEEYAQMMIDGGRSPAGVRSIKGGY
- a CDS encoding MFS transporter, whose translation is MEGNQESAGRRGAGYQSWLVGLLSLNFGIVFFDRQALNVLMPYVQPELGLTQTQIGLLAGGLSFTWAIAAFGIGKLSDTIGNRKMLLVLSTIAFSLCSFLTGLASSFAFLLGARLLMGAAEGGVMPISHAMVATEVSPKWRGLAQGVAQNLGSNLLGSFLAPVILIPFAAAFGWREAFFLAGIPGILSAIIIWFALDEPKRPSSPANAADRMTIRQALGTRNILICVVVGVLMVAHFVTTWAFMPLYLTQQRGMDGPSMGWLMGSLGLAAALYSFLISGLSDRIGRKPVMVALPFLSVLGPLGALYFDGPAYVLAAIFFIGWAVNGIFPIFMATIPSESVDARHHATVLGLAMGSCEILGGVFGPPIGGVLNDAFGPSAFLWMLIALALVSGVVATFLRETAPARVGGQS
- a CDS encoding amidohydrolase family protein, which produces MTMIIDCHGHYTVLPKAHDEWREQQKAAFKAGQPAPPYPEISDDEIRETIEANQLRLIKERGADMTIFSPRASAMAPHVGDQSVAVPWAQACNNLIARVVDLFPETFAGVCMLPQSPEADMTSSIAELERCVNELGFIGCNLNPDPGGGHFKHPPLTDKFWYPFYEKMVELDVPAMIHVSGSCNPAMHATGAYYLAADTIAFMQLLQGNLFADFPTLRFIIPHGGGAVPYHWGRFRGLADMLKQPSLDTLLMNNVFFDTCVYHQPGINLLADVIDNKNILFGSEMVGAVRGIDPTTGHYFDDTKRYIDALDISDQERHAIFEGNTRRVFPRLDAKLKARGL
- a CDS encoding NAD(P)-dependent oxidoreductase, which codes for MSPRIALIGFGEAGRTFAAAGEWRATVRVFDIKTLDPATAPAMRAAYAAHGVIGCETLAQALDGADIVLSLVTADQAAPAAQAAARDIPPGALFCDLNSVSPGTKTRNAAVLEAAGGRYVDVAVMSPVQPAALTAPLLVSGPHGDDGAAMLRSIGFSKVQPCGPSIGAASATKMVRSVMVKGIEALTAEMLLAARAAGVTDGVLRSLGGDWPQKADYNLDRMLAHGTRRAAEMEEVVATLTELGIDPLMTRGTVARQRAMGTLLAGADMPQDLEAKLALLDERHPERTSNPAGRSAA